CAGACCAGGCGGATCTGATTCTGTTTGTGGTGGCAGGCGATATTACCCGTACAGAATACCGGGCACTCACCGATCTTCAGCAGGCGCATAAGCCGATCGTCCTGGTGTTTAACAAGGTTGATCTCTATCCGCGAGTCGATCGTCAGTCGATCTTTCAGAAGCTCCAGACGCTTTTTGCCCAAAGTGGCGACAGCGATGAGTTTAAACCGCGCCTCAGTCCGCAGGATATTGTCTTAGTGTCCGCAGAACCCGCGCCGCTGGAGGTCCGGGTGGAGTATCCCGATGGACGGGTGGAATACGAATGGGACGCCCCAGAACCGCAAATCGACCCGCTACGCGAAAAGCTTTTAGAGATTCTGAATCGGGAAGGCAAATCTCTCCTGGCACTTAACGCCCTGCGTCAGGCAAGCGATACTGAAGGCTCGATCGCCCGCAAAACGGTGAAACTGCACCAGCAAGCCGCCGAGGATCTGATCTGGCAGTTCGCCAAATGGAAATCGATCGCCGTCGCTGCCAATCCGATCGCCCTTCTGGATCTGATGGGCGGAGCCGTCACAGATTTGCTGATGATTCGCTCTCTAGCAAAGCTTTACGGACTCCCGATGACCAGCTATGAGGCGGGCAAGCTGCTGAAAGCAATTCTATTTAGTTCCGGTGGGCTGCTGCTGGGTGAAGTGGGCAGCGGCGTGCTGCTAGGGATGGGCAAAAGTGGAGCGGCTGTCGCAACTGCATTTGATAGCGTCAACGGCATTATGACCTACGGCACAACGGCTGTGGCACAGGCAACCCTGGCAGGCTTTGGCTCCTATCGTGTGGGCAAAGCGGCACAGGTCTATCTGGAGCAGGGCTGCACTTGGGGACCGCAGGGCGCGGATACAATCATTCAGGAAATTCTGAATCAGGTCGATCGCGAAACGGTGGTTTATCGACTGCGGCGGGAACTCCTCCAGGACGAGGCAGAGAAGTTGCTTTGATCCCGATGTATCCATTGCCTCAGGGATGGGTGCTGCCATCCGGCATGGTTGCCCCCTGTAAAATTGCGCCCTGTAAATTGGCACTGCTCAGCTCCGATCGCATCAGGTTCGCGTTGGTGAGGTCTGCCTGCATCAGGTTAGTTCTGGCGAGGTAGGTATCCGTCAGCTGAGCTTCCTGCAAAATGGCTTGCCAGAGATTTGCCCGACTGAGATCGGCACGGGAAAGCCGGGCATGGGTCAGGTTGGCTTTTGCCAGGTGAGCGCTGGTTAGTTTGGCATCTGCGAGCAGTGCCCCCTGTAGGTTGATGCTTGCCATATCTGCTTCTATGAGGGTCGATCGCTCCAGACGGGCATTTTCTAGCCATGCTCCCCGCAAAACCGATCGGGTCAGGTTGGCTTCCGTTAGCAGGGCATTGTGCAAATTTGCCTCTGTTAAATCGGCTCCGCTCAAATCCACGCCTCGCAGGGTTGCCTCGCTCAGGTCTGCTCCCCGTAGATCTACCCGCGATAAATCGGCTCCGGTCAGGTTGGCTCCCCGCAGATCGGCTTTCCGCAGGCTGGCTCCCCGCAGGCTGACGATGTAGCGACTGTTTTCCTGCCGCAGATTGGCTCCCCGCAGACAGGCACCGCTCAGGTTTGCTCCGTCGAGCTGGGCATTTCTCAGATCCGCCTCCTGCAAATTGGCATCGAGCAGGTTTGCCAGCGATAGATCTGCGCTGCGAAGGTCTGCCCGCTGAAGAATTGCGCCGTGCAGATCCGCATCTTTGAGCATTGCGCCGGTCAGGTTTGCCTGGGTCAAATTGACGCCGCCCAGTTTGCTGGCTGTGAGGTTAGCTTTGTTCAAATTGGCTCGATTGAGATAGGCAAAGCGAAACACAACCCGCTGAAGATCTGCCTGGCTCAAATCAATTCCGATCAGGTCGGCTTCTGCCAAATCTGCCATTGCCAGCCGCACCTTACTGAAGTGGATTTTGCCAGCCTGATACTGTTGCAGCAGATCGGCGGATTTGATGGGTTGCTCCTTAGTGGCGTGATCTGAGTGATCCATAGGTGGCTTGCCTTACAGTCCTGGATGCAGGAATTAGGTTTGGAGAAATTGGGTCTGGAAAGAGCGGGTCTGGAAAGAGCGGGTCTGGAAAGAGCGGGTCTGAAAAAACTGAGTTTGGAAAATTGCAGACGGAGGGAGGATGATCTGATCACGATCGATCGCGCCCTGGAAATTGGGTGAATTTAATCGATCGCCGGATTGGCGGGAGCTTGGGTCACGATTGTACTGCCGCTCAGACCGGGACTTCGATGCACAGTGAGAGGAGAATCTGAGCATTCGGAATACTCTGCCGCTGTGGCTTGTCCAGCAGGAACACGGGTAGCAGAACCACGGGAAAAGGGGCGGGCAGTCTGACCGGGCAGGGTTAGTGACTCTGTTGCAAAGCGATGGACTGCCTGAACGACTGCCCCAGTGGACTGGAGATAATCCTCAGTGTGGGATAGCTTACGGGCAACCCGCTGAAGGGCTGCGTCCAGATCGGCGGTTTGGGGATAGGCTTGCAGCGTCATTTGCAGCAAATCGTCCAGATCGTGATCCTTCAAAATCGACTCGTGCTGCTGAAGCTGGAACGGTTCGTGCAATAGCGAAAACAGCAAAACTTTGGTGCGAAGCGGATTGCTTGCCTGCACTACGCTCTGCCGTAAACGAAATCGCTCCGTCTGGTTCAGAGAACGATCGGCAGGAGTGAGCCAGCTTTTTTCGGTGACGGTTGGAGCAGTCCCATTCGATCGCCTGTTCTGTTCGTTCAGCAATGCCGAGAGGGCAGCGGTTGCTTCTGCGATCGTCGAGAATTTGGTAGCGGTGAGGGAACGGGAAGCGGAACCATCGAGCAGGGATGCCGTTTCAGGTTTTGCAGGTGTGCTGGGCAGATCTCCATCAGGCTGCTGGGTTGGTATCTGTTGGGTTTGCTCAACGGGATTGCCCTCGTCGGCAACGTAGGTTTCTTCGTGCATTGCCTCACTGGAGGGCTGAGCGGCTGCATCGGGATAGAGCGGCTGCATCGCTTCCATCAGACGATTGGCAAGCAGACGATATTCGGTGGGTTTGCTCAGCGTTTTGACCAGGCTTTCGAGCAGTACGCCCAGACTTGATTGGCTCGGCGTCATGCTGTGCAGCGTTTGAATGAGGGGCGGCAGCGTGGCTTGTTCCAGCTTTTCCCGGTTAGACTCCCACTGGTTCGTGCAGGCAAGAATCAGCAGCTTCTTCAGACGCAGCAGGTCTGGATCATGGGCTAAGGGTTGGGCGATCGCCTCGTATATTTGGGAATCGGTTGTCAGGTTTAAGGATGCGCCTGGGTAAAGGAACTGGAGGAACCCAAGCAAACTGTGGGCAACCAGGGTGTATTCCGCCGATTTATTCAGCCGATTAACTGCCTGGAGCAGACAGGTTTGCAGGACTTGCCAGGTGGGAGCTGTGGACGTGAGCGTGTGCAGCAAATCGCAGAACTGGATGGATTCCAATCGTCCTGCGTCACTTTCCCAGATTCCGGTGCAGCTATAAATCAACAGTTTTTTGAATCGACCTGCCTGGGGATCTTGCGCTAGCGCCTGCGAAACTTCGTTCGCGTTCACTGGATGAGCATGAGTGGAATCGGGCATCGCGGAAGCAGAAGAAACGGAGATCATGCGGGATGCAGCGGGGTAGGAAGATGCCGGACTAATAGGGCTAGAATGCCCGCAATCGGCGCAGAATGCACGCTTTCCTCCGTATTGATTCCATCAAGATACGGCCCAAGATTAAGTTGCATTTCTCCGGGAAACTGCGGCAGTAGCAGAACGGTAGAATTCAGATTCTAAATTCGCAGCTTTGAGGGAAATTACAGTCATGGCAGAAGGTGGAATGCAGGTTTGCCCCGTCTGTGGGGTAAAAATCCTGAAGATTATCGGTGGCGATCGCGTCCTCTTTACAGCGGGACCACCGGGAACCAGAGAAATTCTTTGGAAGAAGGTCTGTCAATACACGGATAAGCCGAGCTGTATTAACCGCGATCGAGGAGCAGCACTCTGAATTCCATTTCGGCGTTTTCCACTCTGGCATTTTCCATTCCGGCATTTTCCATTCCGCTCCTGTGGGGGTAGAGGCAGAGTGAATACTGCCCTTCAGGAGTGGTCAGCGATTGCAACAAAATGTTATGAAGTGGGTTGGGTAGATCGTCGCATTGCCCACAGGATTTTATGCCCTGGAAACGATCGCTGCGCTACTTCTATCTACGGTTTGTCCGTCTGCGGGGAACGCCCGCCCAAATTGCTCGTGGCTTTGCATTTGGAGTGTTTTGGGGAATGTTTCCCCTACCGGGACTGCAAATGGCAGTTGCCATCCTCACGGCAGCCCTTTTCCAGAGCAGCAAACTTGCCGCTGCCGCCGGAACCTGGCTCAGTAATCCCATTACTACCCTTCCCCTCACGGCGCTAAACTTCCACGTCGGTCAAACATTGCTGGGAAGACAGTGGAGCGATCTGCCGATCGACAATCTACGATCGGTTCGAGATTTTCTGGCGCTGGGGGATGATGTGCTGATTCCCTACTTTCTGGGCTGTGCAGTGGTCGGGTTAGGTCTGGCGGTAGTCAGCTATGGGGTGGGGTTGCCTGCGGTGGTCGTCATGCAGAAACGGTTCGCAGAACGGCGACAGCGGCGGCGCAAGCGCAAATACCATCGAATGCCGGATTAAGGGCACTGGGGTAAAAACTCGGTCGATCCCCCTAGCCCCCTAGAAGGGGGGAAACTGAGCCAATGCAGGCAATCTATCTACCTCAGCATAGATTGAGGATTGAACGCCTCAAATTCCCCCTCTCGCTTCTCAGGAGTGACAAGCAAAAAAGGGGGATTGAGGGGGATCTCAGAGTTTGCGGCACTGATCAGAGAACCCTCGATCAAGCTCACTTTTAGTTAAGTCAAGCCGATCGCTCTAGCGGAACCCTACGAACCAGAACCGCCAACTTCGATCTTGGACGTTACGCCCAATTTGCCATCATCGGCGATCGTCCAGACATCGTAGCTGCCAACCACATCGCCCTCGGCGTTAAAGTCGATCGTGCCGCTGGCTCCTTCGTAGTTGATTGGTTTACCGTCCCGCAGCAGGGCAAGACCCTGGCAGACATCGGTTACTTTTTCACCGTCGCCGCTGGTTACAGTCCGGATCTGATCCTTAATGGCGGCTCCTGTTGTGGATTTTGCGGCTTCGGCTGCGAGCGCAATCACGGCTGCGGCATCCCAGGAGTTGGGATCGTAAACGTTGGGGGCACGGTTGAACTTCTTGCGATACACGTCATCAAACTGCTGAATTGCCGGACCTCCCGCGCTGGGAGCCGTTCCGAGCGTTCCTGACGCAACAAATTTACCGTCGCCAGTCTTGCCCGACAGTTCTGCCAGCTTGTCCGTCTTCATGCCGTCGGACATCAAGACCTTGGTGTTGCCGTTGAGCAATCCTTGTTCCTGTGCCTGCTTCAGGATAATGCTGCCCGTTTCCGGGTATGCCACCAGGACGACTGCATCCGGATTGCCGTTGAAGGCTGCCCGCAGTTCCGAGTCAAACGTGGTTGCATCGGGGGCATACTTGGTCGGGTTCGATTCGTTGGTTACAGTGCCGCCCAGCTGCTTGAAGGCGGGAACAAAGGCATCCACCAGACCGTTGCCGTAATCGTTGTTAATTGCCAGCACTGCTACTCGTTTTGCGCCCTGCTCCTGAGCCAACTGCGCCAGGGCATCTCCCTGGAACGTGTCGGGCGGAGCGGTTCGGAACCAGAAGCCGTTAAATTCACCTTTCTTGGCGCGATCGGTAAAGGTGGGGCTGGTGCTGGAAGGCGAGATTTGCACGACCTGATTTCGGACTGCAATATCCACTGCCGCACTGGAAACGGCGCTACCCGCTGCACCCACAACGCCGCCGACCTTGTCCACCTCTGCCAGCTTGGTCATCCCTGCCGCCCCCGCTGCCGGATCGGTCTGATCGTCTTCAGAGATAATCTGCACGGGTTTACCCAGAACGCCACCACAGGCATTGACTGTTTCTGCCAGCAGGTTGACGCTGTCCTGCATCGTCGTACCATACTGTGCCAGATCGCCCGTAATCGGGAGCAGGGTGCCAATCTTCAGCTGACCATCGACAGTAGCGCCTGCTGTCGTTGCTGCCGGACTGGATGCTGCATCGGGAGAACCATTTTGCGCGGTATTTTGGGGAACGGAACCACAAGCCGTAATCGACAGCATCAGCGCCGCCGCACCGCCACTTCCCAGGCGTTTTAGCAAATCCGATCGATTGAATTTAGAGGGTTTTGTCCAACGTTTCATAGGATGTTGTCAAGCGAAAGGTTTAAGCGAAAAATTCAAGCGAAAAGCAAGACCAACGCGATAAACGATCGTAGCGAAAAGCCGGAGGAACGGGGACTGAATCGCCGGAAGAAGTAAGAATTCGTTGAATTATGCCCGCTCCGAAAAACGGAGACACTATAATCCGGTTAGCGAAAATTGGTAGATCACTCACGAGGTGGGACTTAACAGCTGGAATCTGATAGCTGGAATTTGGCTGCTGGAACTTAACAGCTGGAATCTGATACAGCAATCACAAATGATGGGTGAGAAAGGGGGTGTGTGGCTTTCTCCCCGTACAGAGTTCCATCCCTGCACCCCAAATACAAGACAGAAAGGATAGCTATGGCTGGAACTTAATTGATCAAACTTAGCGACTTGAACTTGGCTATTAGCACTATCTGCTGGAACTTTGACACTGAGAAGGAAGTCAAGCAGGATGAAGCGTTGAAACCTGGCTGTTTGATTCACTGTTCAATTCACTGTTCGATCCACAACAGCAGGCGGACGGTTGCCTATTGCCTGAATTTGTGCCAATCTATTTTGCGAGTCAGGTCGGTCGCCAGCCAGCTCTCTTTTCCTTTGGTTCGTTTTTGCTGAGATTCTGCTGCAATTCAGGTGTAATTCTGGCTGCAATTCTGATTGAGGCGATCGATCGAGTCCTTGTTTTCTTGAAGGGACAGATGCAGACAGCACAATGCTGGGCAACGCTCAATGCAGAATCATTCACCCCGCCCTTTTTGCTGAATGCTCATGTCATCACAGGAGTTTCTATGAAGTCATTCTTTCGTTGGAGTGCAACCTTTGGTATCGTCAGTGGTGTGCTAATCGGTTCTTTCTGGACTGGCGCAGCGCGAGTGCTAGCCCTGACCGCTGAACAGGTGGCAGAACGCTTGCGTCCGGTTCCGGTCTTTACCCTTGCCAATGAGCAAGGTGCGCCTCTGGTTGCTTCACCGTCCGAGGGTGAGGATCGGGGTCCCGTTGCGGGCGTGTTTATCAGCCGTGCCGATGCGGAAAAATTCCTGAACGACCTCAAAACCCGGAATCCCCAGGCAGCTCAAGGCGTTCGAGTGGTTCCGGTTTCCCTTGCCGATGTTTACAGAATTGCCGAAACCGAGCGAACGGGTTCAACGCCGCAGAATCAGCAGCTGCGATTTGCCTTTATTCCGGCTCAGCAGCAGGTCGATGCAGCAATGACCGTCCTGCGGGAGGGTGGACAAAACGTGAGCCAGTTCCAGGGCGTACCCATTTTTGTGGCGCAGTCTGGCAACGGCGATAATCGCGGCTATCTGACTATCCAGCAGGGAGAGCAGCAGGTCATTCCCATGTTTTTCGACAAGGCAGAGCTGCAAGGCGTTTTAACCCGTCTTCAGCAAAGCCAGCCCGACCTCGCTCGCAATATGACGGTTCAGGTGGTTAATCTGGAAGGACTGATTCAAACCCTGCAATCCAGCAATAACCAGGAACTCAACCAGATTCTGCTGGTTCCCCCCAGAGATAGCATCGAGTATGTTCGATCGCTTCAGCCGCAGGGAGGTCAGCAGGGTCAGCAGGGTCAGCCCCGTCAGCAGGGTCAGCAGGCACAGCCTCGCACACAGCAGCAGGCACAGCCCGCCCAGCCTCGCCGATAGGTTAATTTGGAGTTCGTCATTCTGAATTAAACCTGCTATTTGATTTTGAAGTTTTGTCTCCGCTGGGGCGCACTCGTTTTGCGCCCTTTTATCGTTTTTGTGTCTTTTTGCATCTGTTAATTTTTCGCATTTATGAACTCTGTTCTGGTTTCAGGGAATGCCCTGTGGCAGTGGCAGCAGCAGGCAAAACAGCAGGCGATCGCCGCTAAGATTCCGCTTCAAGAAGTAGACTGGCTGCTGCAAGAGCTTGCCGGACTCGATCGCCTTTCCCTCCGCCTGGAAACCTACAGATCCCAGACCGTTTCGCTAAAAGTTTCTCTGGAAACCCTCTCCGATTGTTGGCAGCAGCGTCTAGCCGATCGTGTTCCGGTGCAGTATTTAGCGGGAGTTGCGCCCTGG
This is a stretch of genomic DNA from Leptolyngbya ohadii IS1. It encodes these proteins:
- a CDS encoding GTP-binding protein: METPRPDAEFRTEAVQSSASSPANSSASSHLGLTPARLQDFHFDRAQTSLKQAISRYVQQLRIRRPGTPVELQAALKTDLDRLNASLEKLNQRLVRIAVFGLVSRGKSAVVNALLGQKVLQTGPINGVTQYPRSVYWSLPNDMPVELIDTPGLDEVGGESRASMARQVADQADLILFVVAGDITRTEYRALTDLQQAHKPIVLVFNKVDLYPRVDRQSIFQKLQTLFAQSGDSDEFKPRLSPQDIVLVSAEPAPLEVRVEYPDGRVEYEWDAPEPQIDPLREKLLEILNREGKSLLALNALRQASDTEGSIARKTVKLHQQAAEDLIWQFAKWKSIAVAANPIALLDLMGGAVTDLLMIRSLAKLYGLPMTSYEAGKLLKAILFSSGGLLLGEVGSGVLLGMGKSGAAVATAFDSVNGIMTYGTTAVAQATLAGFGSYRVGKAAQVYLEQGCTWGPQGADTIIQEILNQVDRETVVYRLRRELLQDEAEKLL
- a CDS encoding pentapeptide repeat-containing protein; translation: MDHSDHATKEQPIKSADLLQQYQAGKIHFSKVRLAMADLAEADLIGIDLSQADLQRVVFRFAYLNRANLNKANLTASKLGGVNLTQANLTGAMLKDADLHGAILQRADLRSADLSLANLLDANLQEADLRNAQLDGANLSGACLRGANLRQENSRYIVSLRGASLRKADLRGANLTGADLSRVDLRGADLSEATLRGVDLSGADLTEANLHNALLTEANLTRSVLRGAWLENARLERSTLIEADMASINLQGALLADAKLTSAHLAKANLTHARLSRADLSRANLWQAILQEAQLTDTYLARTNLMQADLTNANLMRSELSSANLQGAILQGATMPDGSTHP
- a CDS encoding DUF2062 domain-containing protein, with product MPWKRSLRYFYLRFVRLRGTPAQIARGFAFGVFWGMFPLPGLQMAVAILTAALFQSSKLAAAAGTWLSNPITTLPLTALNFHVGQTLLGRQWSDLPIDNLRSVRDFLALGDDVLIPYFLGCAVVGLGLAVVSYGVGLPAVVVMQKRFAERRQRRRKRKYHRMPD
- a CDS encoding ABC transporter substrate-binding protein — protein: MKRWTKPSKFNRSDLLKRLGSGGAAALMLSITACGSVPQNTAQNGSPDAASSPAATTAGATVDGQLKIGTLLPITGDLAQYGTTMQDSVNLLAETVNACGGVLGKPVQIISEDDQTDPAAGAAGMTKLAEVDKVGGVVGAAGSAVSSAAVDIAVRNQVVQISPSSTSPTFTDRAKKGEFNGFWFRTAPPDTFQGDALAQLAQEQGAKRVAVLAINNDYGNGLVDAFVPAFKQLGGTVTNESNPTKYAPDATTFDSELRAAFNGNPDAVVLVAYPETGSIILKQAQEQGLLNGNTKVLMSDGMKTDKLAELSGKTGDGKFVASGTLGTAPSAGGPAIQQFDDVYRKKFNRAPNVYDPNSWDAAAVIALAAEAAKSTTGAAIKDQIRTVTSGDGEKVTDVCQGLALLRDGKPINYEGASGTIDFNAEGDVVGSYDVWTIADDGKLGVTSKIEVGGSGS
- a CDS encoding Tic22 family protein, which encodes MPIYFASQVGRQPALFSFGSFLLRFCCNSGVILAAILIEAIDRVLVFLKGQMQTAQCWATLNAESFTPPFLLNAHVITGVSMKSFFRWSATFGIVSGVLIGSFWTGAARVLALTAEQVAERLRPVPVFTLANEQGAPLVASPSEGEDRGPVAGVFISRADAEKFLNDLKTRNPQAAQGVRVVPVSLADVYRIAETERTGSTPQNQQLRFAFIPAQQQVDAAMTVLREGGQNVSQFQGVPIFVAQSGNGDNRGYLTIQQGEQQVIPMFFDKAELQGVLTRLQQSQPDLARNMTVQVVNLEGLIQTLQSSNNQELNQILLVPPRDSIEYVRSLQPQGGQQGQQGQPRQQGQQAQPRTQQQAQPAQPRR